The following are encoded together in the Apis mellifera strain DH4 linkage group LG4, Amel_HAv3.1, whole genome shotgun sequence genome:
- the LOC410980 gene encoding polyphosphoinositide phosphatase isoform X2 gives MDENIPTVVFHPIISSIQKIALYETKSRFYLMGSNNTLTRFRVLKIDRMESKELVVVDDKREYTQDEIKDLVNMIDMGNRTRAGQRNNVGGVARIVSAFGIIGSIHKESTIDNGVSKESEHQECQKPLHKPTQTKFTWKTMWQRDIFPRLIPAFGLLGFVRFLEGYYIILVTKRRKVAVIGHHTIYKIEDTSMIYIPNDTIRVFHPDEQRYVKMFQSIDLSSNFYFSYSYDLTHTLQSNMTPPKHIKPDIFHTNAKDLNHTDNSDAEDAEDFFNIWAFKKNWNNSTEKYVDYGIRSNPHRRFVWNSHLLKPVEKDLHRDWILYVTHGFIGQSNVSIFGRSMYVTIIARRSNKYAGTRFLKRGANFDGDVANEVETEQIVHDSGVSSLSKGRFSSFVQMRGSVPGHWSQDVSKMVPKPTITCDLADPYVETAGAHFNQLLRRYGSPIIILNLVKKREKKKHESTLSEELCMAVKYLNQFLPPEHHIQYISFDMARMNKRKKFNVMARLANIAHNAVLKTGIFQSQSPYYSQRNLFSPQSNYNKKYYKINSNMISSFNMHDVQNYTNILTENNNDLSHACDINSKFVKENKHNGLNYIENRVRQCFDKRGTLQTGIIRTNCVDCLDRTNTAQFAIGKCALGFQLCALGVLESPKLEFDSDCVRMLEELYEDHGDTLALQYGGSQLVHRIKTYRKTAPWTSQGNDIMQTLSRYYSNTFSDQEKQHTINLFLGLFIPEEGKPPIWELLTDYYLHHKPACHYSRRTKLLTQWWDNTVLKCLPYALNEITKTCSEIIQVQNSMEEMIDVYYDYHRPYELSLLSEVYAYKISHSVRDFMPHFTTSFSPFVVRIRPGRRREETGNKNLNMKNPSMTGQSSTSSTTSSASSSDDSSSDEDENHQHNNDSQFIISKENSEFTSFESLFPSMKEVYGTQPEYPKRNDVILYKRFALIGRNATYPSDYMKVRLKLTQQVSFPEAKIIVIQLPTVKKSNINIYEQYVKRAKVGGSLPNSNDINLYENYTKQQQLKLIYPN, from the exons atggaTGAAAATATTCCAACTGTAGTATTTCATcctattatttcttctatacAAAAGATCGCTCtttatgaaacaaaatct AGATTTTATTTGATGGGATCAAATAATACTTTAACACGATTTCGAGTATTGAAAATAGATCGTATGGAATCTAAAGAATTAGTTGTTGTAGAtgataaaagagaatatacTCAAGATGAAATAAAGGATCTTGTAAATATGATAGATATGGGTAACCGTACACGTGCTGGACAAAGAAATAATGTTGGTGGAGTTGCCAGAATTGTTTCAGCTTTTGGAATTATTG GCAGCATTCACAAAGAATCTACAATTGACAATGGTGTATCAAAAGAATCTGAACACCAAGAATGTCAGAAACCATTGCATAAACCAACTCAAACTAAATTCACCTGGAAAACAATGTGGCAGAGAGACATTTTTCCTCGTCTAATACCAGCTTTTGGTCTTCTTG gttTTGTACGTTTCTTGGaaggatattatataattctggTTACTAAGCGACGTAAAGTGGCTGTAATTGGTCatcatacaatatataaaatagaggaTACTTCAATGATCTATATTCCAAATGATACTATTCGTGTTTTTCATCCTGATGAACAAAGATATGTAAAGATGTTTCAAAGCATAGACCTCagtagtaatttttattttagttattcTTATGACTTAACTCATACTTTACAAAGTAATATGACTCCACCAAAACATATTAAACCtgatatatttcatacaaatGCCAAAGATTTAAATCACACAGACAATAGCGATGCTGAAGATgcagaagatttttttaatatatgggcatttaaaaaaaattggaataatag TACAGAAAAATATGTTGATTATGGGATACGAAGTAATCCACATCGTCGATTTGTGTGGAATTCACATTTATTAAAACCAGTAGAAAAAGATTTGCATCGTGACTGGATTTTATATGTTACACATGGTTTTATTGGTCAATCAAATGTTAGTATTTTTGGAAGATCTATGTATGTGACTATTATTGCCAGAAGAAGTAATAAGTATGCAGGTACCAGATTCTTGAAACGTGGAGCAAattttgat gGAGATGTTGCAAATGAAGTAGAAACAGAGCAAATTGTCCATGATTCTGGAGTAAGTTCATTAAGTAAAGGTCGTTTTAGTTCTTTTGTTCAAATGCGTGGATCAGTTCCTGGACATTGGAGCCAGGATGTTAGTAAAATGGTTCCAAAACCTACCATTACTTGTGATTTAGCCGATCCTTATGTAGAAACAGCag gtGCACATTTTAATCAACTTCTAAGAAGGTATGGTTCTCccattataattcttaatcttgttaaaaaacgtgaaaaaaaaaaacatgaaagtACATTAAGTGAAGAATTATGCATggctgttaaatatttaaatcaatttttacctCCAGAACatcatattcaatatataagttTTGATATGGCTCGAATGAACAAAAg aaaaaagtttaatgTTATGGCGCGATTGGCAAATATAGCGCATAATGCAGTTTTAAAAACTGGTATTTTTCAATCGCAAAGTCCATATTATAGTCAGAGGAATTTATTTTCCCCtcaatctaattataataaaaaatattacaaaattaattcaaacatgATTTCTTCATTCAATATGCATGATgttcaaaattatacaaatattttaactgagaataataatgatttgtcTCATGCTTGTGATATTAATTCTAAGTTcgtcaaagaaaataaacataatggattaaattatatagaaaatagagTAAGACAATGCTTTGATAAAAGGGGTACATTACAAACTGGTATTATTAGAACAAATTGCGTTGATTGTTTAGATCGTACAAATACAGCTCAATTTGCAATAGGAAAATGTGCTTTAGGATTCCAATTATGCGCCTTAGGTGTATTGGAATCTCCTAAATTAGAATTTGACTCTGATTGTGTGAGAATGTTAGAGGAATTATACGAAGATCATGGTGATACATTAGCATTACAATATGGTGGTTCTCAATTAGTCCATAGGATAAAAACTTATAG AAAAACTGCACCATGGACTAGCCAGGGTAATGATATTATGCAAACTCTCAGTAGATATTATAGCAATACGTTCAGTGATCAGGAAAAACaacatacaattaatttatttttag GTTTATTTATACCCGAAGAAGGAAAACCTCCAATTTGGGAACTTCTAACAGATTATTATCTTCATCATAAACCAGCTTGTCATTATTCTCGCAGAACAAAGCTTTTAACTCAATGGTGGGATAATACTGTGTTAAAGTGTCTTCCATACGCgttaaatgaaataacgaAAACATGTTCAGAAATAATACAAGTTCAAAATTCGATGGAAGAAATGATCGatgtttattatgattatcatAG GCCATATGAATTATCTTTACTTTCCGAAGTTTACGCATATAAAATTAGTCATTCCGTTAGAGATTTTATGCCGCATTTTACAACTAGTTTTAGTCCATTTGTAGTACGAATACGACCAggtagaagaagagaagaaactggtaataaaaatttaaatatgaaaaatcctTCAATGACTGGGCAAAGTAGTACCAGCAGTACGACGTCAAGTGCAAG TTCCAGCGATGATTCAAGTTCAGACGAGGATGAAAATCATCAACATAATAATGATTCTCAGTTCattatttcgaaggaaaattcgGAATTTACATCTTTTGAATCATTATTTCCATCTATGAAAGAAGTATATGGTACTCAACCTGAATATCCTAAAAGAAACGATGTGATATTGTATAAaag atttgcaTTGATCGGGCGTAATGCAACGTATCCCTCAGATTACATGAAagtacgattaaaattaactcaACAGGTATCATTTCCTgaagcaaaaattattgtaatccaATTACCGACGGTAaagaaatctaatataaatatatacgaacaATACGTTAAAAGAGCTAAG gtAGGTGGTTCTTTACCAAATtccaatgatattaatttgtacgaaaattatacaaaacaaCAGCAGTTAAAACTAATATATCCAAATTAA